The Pangasianodon hypophthalmus isolate fPanHyp1 chromosome 14, fPanHyp1.pri, whole genome shotgun sequence nucleotide sequence GCTAGCATGGCTTCTGCATTGTCTCTTCAGGTTGATCGCCTGCTATAGGATTAGCTGTGGGAAGACGTGGCTAGTGACTAGCTAGATTTATGTGATTATATTTACTTATATCcattgatgatgatgacgatgataatgatgattgtggggaaaaaagccaTTCAGTGTAAGCAAATTATTTCAATTCTTTGATTGACATATTGCTAGCAAGGTGACATGGCTAATCTAAGCAGTTAGCTTTATGGTAGACACTGCAATGTCACAAATCAAGTTTGACATGAACTTCTTGTAAGATtgaatgttcattttttttaacaagcatGCTAAATTAACTAAACAGTGCACCCAAATATGataaacataacaaaatgcACTGATCCTGTGAATGCGGAATGCTCTCCCCTTTCACCAGCACTTCCACAGCTAATGTAAAAGCAACAAAGTTATTCCAGCTAAATCAATTCCACTGGATAATATTTAAAGCATGAGGCATTTTGATGATAAAGTAGGGGTGTGGCTTAATTGCTAAGCTGTCAAAAATGTATCATGGATCATATAGCATGTTGTACCCTATATCTGGCATTTAAAACTATACTGCTATGACGTGTGATTTTTGCTGATCGACCACTTTATAGTGTTGTATAAGCAAGCACAATGATGTGTTTTGATAGCTTGTCAATCAAGTTACGCCCCTACTTTATGGTTACATCATGACACAAAAGTTAAAACTAACATTAACTTACAACTTTTATGGGAGATGTTCTGGTGAAAAGATCATGACTTTTGTTTATGCTTACTGTAGCTATGTTTACAATGAGGTCAAGTTATGAATTTATCTATAGggtaatattttaatttatgccACGGCGCTGCTGAATttgtggattctgattggtcagaaggtgttaaatcttctataacagcagctctgacagtagtgcagctgcaaatcacaggtttagattaatacactcattctaataaattatcatttctatagtaaccacttacacagagacttgtatggtgtGTGCAGTCATTGAAATTGTAAAGttgtctgtgaggagacatataaaatatatatatataatgtatttatatatatgtatgtatgtatataatatatatgtattttatatatatatatgcatgtatttataatttaagGAAGGGGTCAGTGTCAGCACAAGTTTGTTGCTATTACACAAACTTTAGACATTTGCCAGATTACTTTTACCTTATCAGAGTGGACTGTTTTTAGTTCTTTAGCTCACTTGTTAGGGAGAAAGTTCCAACACTCAATCTAGTTCTTTATAGATAGCAAGCTCAATAGCAGCATCTTCTGGTTAATATTAGCAATACTGCTTCTCATTCTCTGTTCAGGGTCCAAATGCTTAAAAACATTTAGACAATAACGTTGTCTGTTGGCTAAGCCAAAACCCAATGATATTATCACAGGGTTTAGGAATTATTGTTGCCATATGAAGTAATGCTCTTATAAATGGTAATCAGCACAAGTTTTAAATTTCCCAACAATTCCCGCAAAGTTATAGATGGTACAGACTCAGATCAAGTCCCACAATTGACCCGTAATATAGCTCATGGATTAAATACCTGTTCACCTTGCCCAATTGTTCACATAATTCAAtcgtatacaaaaaaaaagagcactaacaaatgagcaaaaaagCTGAGTCTGAGAGTGCATTCCTCTTTTAAGTAGTGAAACAGCGTGCCAAGGAAACTGCACGCAGGCTCTCCAGCGGAGAGCACTTTCAATGCCATCAATGCGCACAACGTATTCAAATCTAATTTCTGAAATTAGAAATGCACTCTTGCCAAGCTAATGACACTACTTCATTACTCAGTAGGCCAGAGTGGACTGGAGCGCCTCTTGTGCTTGGCAGAAAGGATATGCTTTTTTGAAAGTGCATTTTCAGACTTTAATGTCAAACTGAGAAAGCAAGTTTAAGTACTTAAAGTGCCATAAGATGTCTGCTGTCCAATTCTTCTACAGCGGGATACTAACTTGGTGCAACGGCACTTCTTTTGTCTCTTCCATTATGTAAAAAATACTTCTAGCTAAATGGACGTTAGTGTGTACTGGAGTATGCATTGTTATTAGCATAATTCAgcttttgtgctgttttatctGAACAAAAATTAAACAGCACTTCAATTAATCAAATACAATAGCATCATGGAGCACAAGAGTAAAACAGTAGTAATATTATGATGGTTGAACATGTAAAAATACACAGTTACCAAAAGACATCATAGTGAAATTAGGGTACTGTGAACCTTTGGTGTTGGATCACCATAGTTTAGTTTGGTTTGCAATTTTAATTTAGGTAATTGTGatataatgatgttcataacTAGTAAACAAAGTTATCATTATGATTTGATATTAAACTCCCCAGATCTCAAAAGATGCATCCATTAGTTTGTTGAACCCTTCATGCATAACGTCCACACTTCTGGATAGTCAATTTAAGgttgtttttaggaaaatataagatgtaaatcacctccaacTCATTTAAAACCAATACTGTAAGGTAACTAAGTCATTATCCTGAAATCTGTTGCTCTCCAGACAATTTGCCATCCCTGATGCAGCAGGTCTCTGCATGTCTTTacaaactttctacacaaaatcctacatatatatatatatatatatatatatatatatatatatatatataattacacatatactgtatatacagtactgtgcaaaagtcttaggcaccctatttttttagtacaaactttattatggatttttttatgacttctacattattgattcagtacaaaaacattttagatccaaacattagttttccagccaaaaattaaatgttacagaaaaatgtttgtatgtcagtaaagaaagcagcatattacgtaagagacacttttcagataaaaacataatgaaggctgctgggtttcgctgcaaaaataagaagcaagtgtgacagtcaaagtctccagaagaactgtggctgcttctgcaagatgctcagtaacacttacagctcatttccttataaaactgcacacattgtacctgagactgctaattttttttttaaagtgaaggatcgtcacaccaaatattgactttgtttctcttatttctgtttactgctctttatagtgtttttaaacatttaatttcattatttttgaagggatctttgctctacagcctTTCTTTGCacatgcctaagacttttgcacagtactgtatataataatgtttCAGACACCAGTGAAAACCTTGGCTTATTTGTTTATcgatatatctgtatatatatttattttttaaattgaagaTTTTTCTCCTCTGAAATCAGCTATATCACGTGATAGTCATAACTGCGACAATGTTGTACATGttatgttttacatattttattccaaaattatattttattaccatttaaatattttagacctgaatgttTGCAATTtgtttataaacaaatatacacatacacattttgtTTTCCAGGTACAATATGTTATCCTTTTTCACTCATTCCTTACACACAGACCAAtctgtttactttttactttttaatatgtgAATTTGGGGGGAAGTTCATATTACatgcaattttaaataataataaaaaaggatttttaaaaaaaacaaaacaaaacaggattTTATTCCTGTTTCCTCCTTGCATTCTCTATTTTGTTCCTTGctgttttgtgtgtctttattgGTGATGTTGTTCTTGTGTTGTCCACCGTTGTCGTGTCTCCAGATCGACATTATTTCGAAATAACCTGGTTAAACAAACAGCAGATCAATTTATCCGAGCACTTCTTCCATGCTGAACTTGAACGGTGGTGTCATTTATATGGCAAAATAATGAGCCAATTTTGTCCTTCTCACTCatcatgttttttaatgttttacatttatgcatgcattttattggctaccagctgctatgttgagaaacaggattagccAAATGagattttctgtttctgtttgaaagccactagccagctagctatacTCTGAGTTTAGGGATGTCAATGGTACAGTCATAAAGGTATTATATTTCCTAGacttattaatgttattaatatggagAAATTATTTGATGGTAGATTGTAATCTGCTACTGTAGACGTCCGCTCGAAGTGCatgaacacatcacacatcagttTAACTGTGTAGATCgcattgtgattttatttagtacaTTTCCTCATACTTCCTGAAACTAATTCCGGACAACGCCACAGGTTGATAATAACAGAATTAAATGGGTGTGTGCTTGCATGTTCTGAAAGTTCCCACAAACCAGAAgcctaaaataaatacaaccaAGCATGAACCTAAACCAGAAAAACATATGGAGAAAATATCAGCAGATGAACATCATGTGTATATTAAATGACAGCAGAAACTGTGTTTACTTTGTCTTTAGGACCCTCAGAAAGGGTCCCCTGGttttttgtagtgtgtgtgtgcgtgagagcgcaagtgtgtgtgttagcttaCTGAAATCAAAAGTATCTCATTTAACCTCTCAGTGAAACCCCTTGTTCTCTTTTTAGTGTATGAATGCCTTCAAGTTTACTGAGGGTGTGTTGTAGGATTCGAGTGTAAAGCTAATGAACGATTTGTTGTTCACTAGTCTAACAAAGTGAATAGCAACAATTTTACTCTTGATGCTAATCATTATCAATGGTTTTGGGCTTTTTTCTCCCTTTGTTTTCCAAAATCAATTTAATATATTCTGGCATTTTGAAAATAAGATCAGAGATTTTGGATATAAGATCAAAATTGATCCTGAACTGAGTTTAATGTAATGCAGCAATGTGATTAACTTAACTAAGTTACTTCAACCAAAACCTGGATTAAACGAAGGCCTAAATGCAGGTGGCATGTGGTTTAAGGTTTGCAACTAAATGAATcaataaacattaatttaatcCACATTTTAGAACATTAAactctaaaaatgaaaaaaagtgaacataattttcattcattcgtctttcCTGATCAGGGTCTCAGTgaatccggagtctatcccgggaacactgggcgcgaggtgggaatacatccctCTACTATGCATGTCCTCCTTGTTTGCTTACATCTTTCAGAGTGCCATAGTTTGGTGCTTCATTCCATACCAAATTCCTTCAGTTTATACAGAAAACCTGTTGTGTGACATTGCTCTCAGGTCTCAGAGGAAACCGGTTTTTTGTGAGGTGTGACCAGAGTTAATAAAATGATTGTACCAGAAACTGTGCCTTCAGACCAGCTGGCATCATGAAGCTTCTACTGTGTACCTTCATCCTGGTGCTCCTGTGTAGCGCCTCTGGTAAGAGCGTCTCGATTTCATTTCAGAACAATGTGAGTTAAACTTGGTCTACAGTGCGCAACATACTCTGAAATATGATTAGACAGAGCAGAGGAGGGTGAGCCTCATAATATTAATGACGTTCAGTTTAATGATAATTAACTCTTTATGGTTGCATTAAGGGTTCTGTAGCttaatgactgtttttcacttcaaatGAAAATGCTTAGACGTAAAAACAAAGTTAAAGACgtcaaatgaaaatgaaacagaaatcaATAATACACACATGAAAAATTAGTGTGTCTTTCagatttgcttttattttttaggaTCTGTCATACTCTaatctgtgggtttttttttcttttttgatctGCAGTGCATTCTCTGAAATgcttcacatgtgaaaatggGAATTGTAAGACCCCCACAGAATGTCCAGCACACAGCAACTTCTGCAAAACTGTCTCATCACGTAAGTGCTAAGCCAGATCCTATCCCAGAATTCTCTTCAGTCTGCACTACTGagaattataccacagtactgctgaattctcgagtCTGACTGATGGTttctctgacagtaatgcagctgctAATCACGTTTATAATAATGAattcgttctaatacgttatcgtttctatagtaacagccccTTCAtggggacttgtatggtagacACTCTATACCTAATAAAGTGCCTAATAATACCTAATATTTAAACAGGTTAAAGAaagtgttgttgtttaacaaagaaaagtatataataatttatatagtgaagtgttctgtaagggcaatatttatggaaggagtctccagtgtcatctCACTGTAAATGTCTATGACTGTTCTGCCACGGGAAAGTCTGCAGgagtttttttcagtttctcggtaacatggcaagctgctttttattttttttgttttattacttcaagagagaagtgaaaaaagaagaaaaaaagagagactagtgagggaacgactgtctatagctgctatgacataAGGATCttattttgtggatgttccacaacattaaatgtatctataaccagctaaaaatacaatgtgttataagaggagtaaaacacttcaggacgtgctgttatggaaaaataatcaacttcagggtgaaaACAGTAACactctgtcactgattattttcctattacaacaTGCCcctaattgttttattccttacatataatGTGCACCACAACATAAGAAGACTGCAtgatttttgtatatatttaccATACGACACTGGGGATCTATCTGGGACCTCACTACCTTCCTTTGTCGCTTTTTAGCTGATGAATTCTCTCGGACTTGCGAGGAGTTCTGCGTCCCTGGAGTGAACACCTTCTGCTGTCAGGAAGACTTCTGCAGCTGATGAGCA carries:
- the ly6d gene encoding lymphocyte antigen 6D, translating into MKLLLCTFILVLLCSASVHSLKCFTCENGNCKTPTECPAHSNFCKTVSSPDEFSRTCEEFCVPGVNTFCCQEDFCS